CATCTAGCTAAAGATATGATTATGTCATGGGTTTTGGAAGTCATCATCTAAGGAGCGAGAGACAAGAAAATTGTTAGTGTAAACTCGTCGTCTTGGTTTCTTGACTGGTCAAATTAACAAATCGGCATAGCCATGTTTCTAAATCGTATGGAATTTCAGCCGAAAATCCTACTATCGCTCAAGATGTCCACTTCCAGGTTGCAGAAAGTTCAAATGCACAGCTGCCTAGGATTCTTACATCATCTTGCGtcggcagcagcgcatcgtACATACGAGGACTACATCGCACATGGGACTCAACTGCCGAAAATCTGCATCTTAGATACGCTATCGGGCCTTCGGCACTTGCACGGAAACAACTGGCTTACGAAACGTTATGTGAGCGTGAATATGTACTTGCAAGCCGTGAGTTGCGTCAAACGAGTAAAGCCTCGCCGTGCGCTTCCAAGAACAGCCTAGCCGCTACCGTCGGAGATCCGAGTCTTGCCCCATTTGCAGATGCGTGAACGAGGTCGAGTCATCTCGGCCAATGGCGTCAAAGCTGTTTGATTAGCCACGTGCTGAAGAGTTATTCAGGCACGCTACGTCACAGGCTTCACTTACACGGGAGCTCCTAGCTCAAGGCAAATCCAGTCATATTGTACCAAGTATTCATTGACCATGATCACGTATATAAACCCTAAGAGCTGTTTGTTGATGGAAATTCCCCAGATAGAAAGACACATTCAAAGTGTTTTGTTTTCAAAGTGTTTCGTTTCTAgtatcaaaagaaaagacttTGACAGATTAAACCATGGCTTCTACATCTTACTCGGCATCAAGCCGTAAGAATGGTATGTGTATACCTGCCTCATAATGTTACTGAAGCTGGACCTTTAGAAATTGAGGCTAATTTAGAGCAGGCGATTTGCACCTGAACTATACCAATGATCGCAACACTACATCTCAGCAGACCGTGTATACGGCTAGCAATGGTGCACCAATTCCTCATCCTTTCGGTATGCATTACTACAGTCACACACTTCTCGTTCTCAACTACTAGAAGTGAATACAGTAGACTAACTGATATGTAGAAACCCAGCGAGCTGGAGAAAATGGCCCTTTGCTGCTCCAAGACTTTCACCTCATCGATCTCCTGTCACACTTTGATCGCGAGAGAATCCCCGAGAGAGTTGTCCATGCAAAGGGTGGCGGTGCCCATGGCTACTACAGAACTACCAATCCGCTCGACGATCTCTGCCTTGCGGATATTTTCTCCgctgaaggaaaagagtgTCCTATTTCCATCCGGTTTTCAACCGTCGGTGGTGAAAGTGGTTCCCATGACCATGCACGAGACCCGCGAGGCTTCTCCATCAAGTTCCGCACTGATGAAGGCAACTGGGATCTTGTGCAAAACAATACGCCGgttttcttcatcagagaTCCCGCAAAGTTCCCTCATTTGATCCATACTCAGAAGCGACACCCCGCAAGCCATCTCGGCAGCGGCGATGACTCCACCATCTTCTGGGAATATTTCTGTCAAAATCCAGAATCTGTCCACCAAGTCATGTACACGTTTGGCGATCGCGGCATCCCAGATAGCTGGCGCCATATGCACGGATACAGTGGCCACACCTTCAAACTCGTCAACAAGGAGGGCTCGTGGGTGTACTGCCAGATCCACATCCGCTCGAAGCAGGGCACTGGCTTTCTGACGCAACAAGAGTCTACACGCCGCTCGCCAGATGCGAATCAAAAGGATCTTTACCAAGCCATTGAGCGTGGCGAGTTTCCTCAGTGGGATTTATGCGTGCAGACCATGACTCCAAAGCAAGCCGAGGAGCTGTGGGAGACTCAAAAGATCAACGTCTTTGATCTTACTCACTGCTGGCCCCAAGGCCAGTTTCCTCTCCGCAAGGTTGGAGAGCTCTGTTTGAATGAGAATGTGAAGAATTACTTTGCCGAGATTGAGCAAATCGCTTTCAGCCCGTCTCATCTCGTTCCCGGTAAGCCCAACACTATCATGATCATCGCAAAATGTGTCTAATCAGATACTAGGAATTGAACCCTCGGCCGACCCTGTTCTCCAAGGCCGCTTGTTTTCATATCCCGACACTCAACGCCACCGTCTAGGTGTAAATTATCAGCAACTTCCCGTCAATGCGCCGCGCACAGGCTACCAAATGGCCAACTTCCAGCGAGACGGCCCCATGGCCTTCTTCAACCAGGGCGGAAGAGCAAACtacttttcttccattgaGCCGATTTCTTTCAAAGAACGCAACACAAATTTAGACGAGACTCACGGGGCCTTTGTTGGAAAGGCAGTCACTTTCCTCTCAGAGATCAGGCCCGAGGACTTTAACCAGCCTCGTGCCCTTTGGGAGAGAGTTTTTGATGACGCCGCCAAGGAGCGATTCATCAACAACGTGGCCGGCCATATGAGCACTTGTACTGAAAAGGAGATTATTAAGCGCCAGATTGCCATATTCCGCGAAGTGTCGGATGATCTAGCCGTTAGACTGGAGAAGGCCACGGGTATCAAGGGCTACCCTGGTATTAGTGAACTTTCTTTCAACGGCTGCCATAATGGCATGGCAAAGAGCGCTTCTCTTCGAGCCGCGAATGGGCAAAAGAGGCCGCATTTCAATGCAAGCAATGGAGGTCCGGTAGTTGGAACACacagttgaagatggcgacagAAATTTATAGCATATAGAGAGATTTATAGATTGCGGTATTCTAGTTGTGAAAATTTGGACAAGCGAGATTAATTTGATTTGCTGCTCACTAGAAACCTTCTTGATTGCTTGACGGAAAATGTAAAAATAAATGCCACCATCGTACGCTACCAAGCGACAACACAGAAGTCGCTGTCAGGCTCTCCCTTGCCTTGAGTGCAATGAAACTAGTCCAAGTCTTATCTTTTGGTGTCGGCTCTCCATATCAATAGTCTATTGATCCGAATGTGGAACCATTGATGCTGCCCGCTTAGCAACCATTTCAAGTGAAGATCCCCATCCCTTTATTAACTCACGTCTTTCGCTCGGCTCTTCGCGCTCTTACCATGTTCTAGCAGTCATGGAATAGGTGCATGTATTATACCTGCATCGTGTAACATCTCATCTCCAGTGACTTAATCACCAAGAGCTTGGTCTCCAGttacctacatgtacatagGCAGGTATGTACAGCACTATGTGTTTTGCACTCACCACCTCAATTCCGCAGGCTTGAGGCCGACCGACTGGAGAATCTCGACAAGTACAGCCGTACATATTTCGCCCTTAAATTCACCATCGCAAGCTACCGATTCCTTGGAGATACTTGGTACATATTGTTGACTATTCGCAACAATGCGCCGGAAAGGCCCCACGCGGACCGCTGCGGACCGGTGCATCGTCCAACCGAGTATAGAGGGGTACAACGACATCACAGCAGTTGCATCTTCACAAGAGGCAAACAATAACTGAATTGCTCTACTGGAGCTCTGACGATTGCATCTCCAAGATGTCGCGCGCAAAGGCTCGCGTTCTAGAGGATGGTGTGCCATGAGACGCCTCCCCAACTGCGAATCCCGGCCAGGATCCGCTAGACGAGATTGACGATGGGCGATCTGCACCGGGTACCCCGgcatctcttcctttctcatGAGATGGAATAAGCATCTCTGCGCTTCGAGATTTTCTGACTTCAGTCTTCAAAAAGCGCGGCGCCCGTTAGATGGTAAGCAAATGCCCAGCCTTGTCCAGGTCAAGATGCGGCCGTCAGGTCCGAGTATCGAATCTTATCCAGAGCACTATGCAGGATGCCAACTAATATATCGCAGGGTGCATTCCAAAATGGTGAATCATAGATCATCATAACTTCCCTGTTCACCATCAAGCTGTTGCTAAACCTCCGACATGGAGGGTTTGATGGGAGTCTCCTTGGAGTTCGTTGATTAGGCTGAAGGCATGCCTGTCTAACTGAATCTGGCTCCGAGATATTCTCTTCAGATGCAACTAATGAACGATTAGAGTTCGTGCAGATAAGCTACAGCGTTCTTCGCGTCCGTTGCCCGATTTAGAAGTTCCTGGTGCCTCAAGAATCTCGCTGCCTGTTCGACGGGCGGACCTGGAGAAGCGAGATGAGCCATCCGATTGCTCAATCGTCAAAGTGGCTCATACTAAAACGCAAGTCGACAAGGGTGAGGGTACAGGCATTCGATTCCATACGCGCATTTGGAGACGCTCCTTGAAGATGCCATGCTATGCAAGAAGAGGGGCAGACAGCAACACGAGACATGGTCAACTATCCCGTCTAGGAATCGGAATAACAAGACCAGGCCTGCGCAGAGGCCGGCGGAATACTGCTTTCCACGAGTTTCATTCGCTGGCTTTACGGGGCGTATACGACCGACACCATTACCGGCATGTCATCAATATTTCGATTTCTACCAACAGGAGGCATAAACCAGCAATTGGTGGTTTGTCAGCGGAATAGCCCGAGTCATTGCCAGCATTTCCAGAGCGCAGGCCTTGCTGACCTGGAGGCAATCGATAGGCTTGATGGCGAGCTGTCGTTCACTAATCAGCCCTCAGCATCGTGCTGTTTGGAAGAgcgaagagggagaaaattTTCAGTCACTGAGAAGAGATGCGGCACGACACAATTCGAGGCTATGAAGAAATCAAATGCTATTTCCAACAGCCAGCGATACCCAACAAAAGAGTCGAAAACGCGGTACAACATAAAGGAGTAGATCCCCGTGGGGAGCGCCCATCGCAACTAGAGGCCGCTAAACAGTGTTAGTGATCTGGGCCAGGAGACATCAGCTCAGAGGTACCGAGTACGAGCGACCAGCGCTAAGGGTACAGCGCGGTCTTGCGTCAGCTGCTCGCTACAGGCGCTGTGCACGCTGGCCAGTAGCCCTCCGACAGCCTGGCACCGCCCCCCTGGCAGGTACCCCGCGGCAAACGGCCTGTAGCCGGTACCCGACTCGGCTGCCAGCTATGCAGTTATGCACAAACGCTACCCGTTATGTACCCCGCTCATTCTTTTGTTCCATGGAAGCAATCTTCGTgctgcatctcatctcgaCTCTGCTGTCCATGGTTTTCTCCGCCTCCGTCATCTGAGGCATGCGGCGACACCATGTCCTCGTCCGACGGAACAGCAGCCGATGCTTCATGGGAACGGTCCGATGGCCGATCGCGGCCTCCACCAACTGTCAACACCATCCGCCGCATCCGCCAGGCCTGCACGAATTGTCGGTGCGCAACCACCCGCCAACACGTCTCCGGTCCAGCTCTCTCTGGGCCGTGCACATTGTGTCGAACGAACAAGATGGGAATACCCCAGAGGCTGACTTCTGTGTgtgaatcttcttctccaggcaTCGCAAGACGAGATGTTCCGGCGAGCGGCCCAGATGCATGAACTGTCGACGAGTCGATCGCGTCTGCCACTATGAACCCTACTCCACCACCAATCCCCCGAGCTCAGCTTCAGTTGCTGCGAACAATGGCGCGGCAAAGGGCAAatcgccgtcttctctcttccctcgCGCCGGCGTGGTTGATGTGAGCCATGAACCCTTGGAAATCAATTCTGGTGGTAGACGAGTTGCGTCCTAACCATGGGATATGTAGCCGGAGCTCCTGAATAGGATCAACACCATCGAATCGCAGCTGGCGCAACTGCACAGCCAAGGCCTGATTGGCTTTCTGTTTGTCATCCCCGATCAATGCTCCCGTCCCAATCACCGGACGACGACCGCATATCAAATGGAATTCGGTACTAACCATGCGTCTCTCGTTTACAGGAATGGCGAGCATCAGAATGGATCCGTTGCTTTCCCAGATCTCGCGGCTGCCACTGGCTACCAGGAAGTCTCGCCAAAGTTCACCGAGCCATCGCCTCCTCAGCATCAATATCCGCCTTCCGCCCCCGAGCCCACAAACACCGTTCCCGACTTGTCAAGTACAATGTATGTTGGCTTCAACCACCGTGACATGAACGGATGGGAATATCCTTTCCTACTTTGGAATGACAGCATGGGCTAACTTCTCCTATAGGAGATTTACTACCGCGCCGCCTCCCGCCGTCATGGATCACCTCATCGATGCATATTTCCTCCACGTCCACAACCAGCCATATTCATATTTTCACGAACAGAGCTTCCGGGAGAGGGTCAACTACGGTCTTATACCAAAGTGCCTGCTCTTTGCAATTTTGGCCTCTGCCCTTAAATTCTCAGATATCGAATACTTCCAGGGTTCCATACGCGAGGCCACCGAGGCATACGCTAGAGAAGCCTGGCTAGCCATCCTCCATGAGCATCTGACCGTCGAGAACAATCCGACGTTGGCAGTTGCCCAAGCTAGCAACATCCTTGGCGTGGTCGATTTTACATGTAAGCCACATCTTAATAAGGAACGAACGTTGACATTGTTAACTTTGTTTTATATAGGCGGTCGTACAAGTTCGGGGTGGTTAAAGATTGGCCTTGCCGTCCGCATTGCGCAAGACTTGCAGCTCATGAGGGAACCGAAAAATACAATGCCACCAATTGAGCAGGAAGAACACCGGAGGGCTTTTTGGTCAATATACCTTCTTGACAAGCTGGTCTCAGTTGGTCAAAGCCGCCCGcctgccattgccgaggaGGATATTCACGTCCAACTGCCCAGCGACGAGGAGACACTCAGAAGGGGCATCTGGAAGAAGACTCCCACACTCCATCAGCTTATCAACTGGAAATCCGAGACGGAATCATCGGTCAACGGCACCTTTACGCAGACGATACTCGCTGCGACAGCCTTGGGTCGATGTTGTCGATATGTCTTGCATGGGCGTGAGATGGACGAAATGCCACCATGGGATCCCAGGTCCGACTTCACACTACTAAACacctttttacttttaatcgaccatcatcttcaagtGGAGACTCCTTCTATCCCTCAAATTGTAGAGCACTATCGCAGGCCGGATGGCACCCTGGACTTCCAGTCACTTGAACACGTTGTGTTTGCGCGCATCGTATTTCACACCGCTCACTGTCTCCTTAATCACCCCTTTCTTCTCCGGATGAGGCTCCAGAAATCAAATTGCAAGGTACCGCCGAAATTTTTAACTCGTTCCTTTCAAATCAGCTGCAATCATGCTCGATCAATATCCAGCTTAGTGGAGGATGCCATTGCATCTGGCTGCCATGTTCAATCCTCCTTTTACGCATATGCCTCCATCCTTGCCGGTGGCATTCTCTCTTTAGCCATCCATATCGACCAAGAGAAGGGGCAGGTGACGGACCCGGAAACACTCAACCACTACCAAAAGGCCATTCATATACTAGAAAGGACAGGGAGGAGATGGGATCATGCTTCGAAAATGGTGAGTCTACATTGCTTATTCCGCGCCATTCTATGATTATTGACATCCCACTTGCTATatcagcatcttcaattAATGCTATTCGATGCCAACTACCATTCTCTCGCCGCCCTTGTGGACTCCCAAACGCCGGAAGTCGATCCGAAATTGGAATCTGCGCTGTGGCTCATGGTCGACTACGTAGCCATGTCGGCACTGAACGAGACAGCACTAACACCCCCTCCTTTATCCACTGATACGTTTCTAAGCCCACTCAATGCTCAAATGAGCCTTGACAGTAATGATGGGTTTTCGGGCTTAGGCTCCGATGCGAATTCCGATCCAAACGTTGCTTTTCTTGGTAACGGCGTACCCTTATGAGAAACGCCTCTGCTTTTATCTTGTTTATAGCGAATGATGAAACGATATAGCAACAAGATGTTGATTTAGCAGTATGAACTACGCACACGACATATTTGGCACACGATATATTTGGGAGAAAAAAGTTGACGACTGTTTGACATGTGCATTTGACGGCTGTGGATATGACAATATACCATTAATATAAGAGCGAATCTCTAACTTGACCGTTTTCACCTCTTGCGCATGCTTTGTATGCTATTGTCATGTATAAACGCAGCTCGTGACAGTAGCTTCAATAAGGGTATATTTATTATCAGAGATGCATCATCCGAGAGCCTCTCCGTCTACTTTATTTGTTCACAAACATAGACTGCACGTTGCAGTACTCCTTCAAGCCGTTGGCTCCCCACTCGACACCGATGCCGCTCTCCTTGTGTCCGCCAAATGGCACCAGCGGGTTGATCTCAAAGTGTCCGTTGATCCAGACGGTCCCGGCTTCGAGATCGCGGCCGAACTGCTCGGCTTTCTTGACGTCCTTGGACCATACGGAGGCGCCGAGGCCCATGGTTGAGTTGTTTGCGCGAGcgatgacttcttcttcggtgcTCCATGAGAGCAGGGGAACGATGGGGCCTGAATAATTGCAAAGCCATTAGTATCATACTCTCTAtgatatccatcttcttttctctcttacCAAAAGGTTCCTCCACGACAATTCGCGAGTCTTCAGGAGGTCGGTCAATAACAGTAGGGGTGATATAGTAGCCATTCGCTAAAGGCTCAATCTTGCCGCCAACAGCGACCTTCCAGCCTTGCTTCTCGATATCGTCAAAGTATGTCTTGACGCGCTCGTACTGCATCGAGTTTTGAACAGGCCCGTGACTGACACCGGTCTGGGATCCGTCGCCCACGGTGTAGGCCTTGATGTGCTTGACCATGGCGTCGCGAAACTGTTCAAAGATGGATTCGTGGACGTAGATGCGCTTCATGTTTAAGCAGACCTGAGCAAAAAGGAGCACGTTAGCCGGACTGTTTTTGAGGCGTATCTGTTGACGTGGCTTACCTGTCCAGAGTTGACAAAGGCGTAGAGAGCAGCTTTTTCTGCTACGCTTTCGACATCTACATCGGGGAAGACAATGGCCGCGTCATTGCCACCACTATTAATGCTGTCAGATAATGCTCCTACTAAGACCAAGACTTATAGATCAGAAGACTTACAGCTCAAGAGTGACTCTCTTCAGAGTTTTGGACGCACTCTGCATAACCAGCTTCCCTGTGTGTGTTGAACCTGTAAAGCTAATCTTGTCGATGCCAGGGTGGCTAGTGATCCAAGGACCAAGATTGTCATCTCCGCTGAGAGATTGAACAACGCCAGGAGGGAAGAACTGCTGCGCCAACTCAACGAGCTTCAGGCCGCCGTAGGGCGTGAAAGGCCTAATACACGAGTTAGAGAGAAAGGGCAAAACGTTGAAGCATGCTGATAGTAGGGGCGAGGCTTACGAGGGCTtgaggatgacgacgttTCCCGTGAGCAAAGCGGGTGCCATCTTTCCAGCTGCTACCAAGAGGGGGAAGTTCCAGGGAACGATGGCGGCAGCCACGCCCAAAGGCGTGTATCTGGTGAAGATTGTGTGCTTGTCGTTGTCTTCGATGATTTCCTCGGGGAGCTCGATGGAGGCCATGCCCCTGAACCAGGCAATCGCGGCACCTGTTTCGACATCTGCTTGGGGGATCTAGAAGGCAACGTTATATTAGCAATTTTGCCTTGAGCAGTCAAGTCAAGTCATTTGTAAAGTGTTTCTCGTACCGGCTTTCCCTGCTCCGAGATGAGCAAATCTCGAAACTCGGTCTGGAACTTTTCAATGGCATCTGCGTATGCCAACACGGCAGCCTTGCGCTCCTCGTAGGGGACCTTGCGCCACTTCTTAAACGCCGCCTTGCCGGCCTCGACGGCCTTGTCGACGTCCTCCTGAGTCGCGACGGGGACGTCAGGCCTCGGCTTGAGAGTGGCTGGGTTGATTCCGTGGCGGGTTTTGTCTGTTGGTGCACTTTTGCCGTTGATGATTTGGACAAAGTTGCCTTGGAAGTCCAGGTTTTGGACGTCGTTGGCTGTTGAGTCAATAGCTGAGGGTGCCATTGCGAGAATATGTAGTATGTAGTAAGTATATAGTGTAGTATGTGAAAAAAACGCTTGCTACAAAGGGCagataaagaaaagagactTGGAGGGAGAGGATTTACTACTCTTCGGGCATGTAGATATGGGCGTTCTACAAGCCACTTTATGTTGACTCCAGATAGCTCTCTCCCTTATGAATTCCGTTTTCGGAATCACATCACCTTTCATCCCCGCAGAGACTGAAGCGGTCCGTAACACAAAACAGCCAGCCACTAATGCCAAGCAGCGTCATACTAGCATAGTATACGAAGCTGTCTCGCTTCTCGGAAATATACTCTTATCGTTAATAGACATACATTTCGAGACATGCCTAAGCAAGCCACAAGTCAGTCCAATATAGCTTCctctctcccctcctccacTCTAAACCCCAGATCTACTTCACCCCGCCACATAGCTACGACCGGACCGCATGTCCagctgcagatgatggcggtCCGAGATGTCTTACAGCCAATGACGGTTCGTGTGGCCAATGTATCTCATCTTTGTGGGGTAAGGAAACGCTATCGGAAGGCGAATGCGTGGTTGGTAGGGATCATTGATGGCAATATTCGTTCTAAAGTTTAGTGCAGAGCGGGAGCTAAGGACAGCCTATTTCGAGACGGCGCCGCAGGCTTTCACTTGATTTGTATAATAGAGCACAAGCTGGGTGGCGCAAAACGGAGCGTAGTTCGTCGGTTGCCTAATTAGGCAGTTTCTTGAGAAATTAGGACAACAGCAACCATTGAGGCATTCTGCTGTTTGGCTCATCACATTATTGCTTTCTTGT
This portion of the Trichoderma atroviride chromosome 6, complete sequence genome encodes:
- a CDS encoding uncharacterized protein (EggNog:ENOG41~TransMembrane:1 (o587-605i)) → MYPAHSFVPWKQSSCCISSRLCCPWFSPPPSSEACGDTMSSSDGTAADASWERSDGRSRPPPTVNTIRRIRQACTNCRHRKTRCSGERPRCMNCRRVDRVCHYEPYSTTNPPSSASVAANNGAAKGKSPSSLFPRAGVVDPELLNRINTIESQLAQLHSQGLIGFLNGEHQNGSVAFPDLAAATGYQEVSPKFTEPSPPQHQYPPSAPEPTNTVPDLSSTMRFTTAPPPAVMDHLIDAYFLHVHNQPYSYFHEQSFRERVNYGLIPKCLLFAILASALKFSDIEYFQGSIREATEAYAREAWLAILHEHLTVENNPTLAVAQASNILGVVDFTCGRTSSGWLKIGLAVRIAQDLQLMREPKNTMPPIEQEEHRRAFWSIYLLDKLVSVGQSRPPAIAEEDIHVQLPSDEETLRRGIWKKTPTLHQLINWKSETESSVNGTFTQTILAATALGRCCRYVLHGREMDEMPPWDPRSDFTLLNTFLLLIDHHLQVETPSIPQIVEHYRRPDGTLDFQSLEHVVFARIVFHTAHCLLNHPFLLRMRLQKSNCKVPPKFLTRSFQISCNHARSISSLVEDAIASGCHVQSSFYAYASILAGGILSLAIHIDQEKGQVTDPETLNHYQKAIHILERTGRRWDHASKMHLQLMLFDANYHSLAALVDSQTPEVDPKLESALWLMVDYVAMSALNETALTPPPLSTDTFLSPLNAQMSLDSNDGFSGLGSDANSDPNVAFLGNGVPL
- a CDS encoding uncharacterized protein (EggNog:ENOG41); translation: MAPSAIDSTANDVQNLDFQGNFVQIINGKSAPTDKTRHGINPATLKPRPDVPVATQEDVDKAVEAGKAAFKKWRKVPYEERKAAVLAYADAIEKFQTEFRDLLISEQGKPIPQADVETGAAIAWFRGMASIELPEEIIEDNDKHTIFTRYTPLGVAAAIVPWNFPLLVAAGKMAPALLTGNVVILKPSPFTPYGGLKLVELAQQFFPPGVVQSLSGDDNLGPWITSHPGIDKISFTGSTHTGKLVMQSASKTLKRVTLELGGNDAAIVFPDVDVESVAEKAALYAFVNSGQVCLNMKRIYVHESIFEQFRDAMVKHIKAYTVGDGSQTGVSHGPVQNSMQYERVKTYFDDIEKQGWKVAVGGKIEPLANGYYITPTVIDRPPEDSRIVVEEPFGPIVPLLSWSTEEEVIARANNSTMGLGASVWSKDVKKAEQFGRDLEAGTVWINGHFEINPLVPFGGHKESGIGVEWGANGLKEYCNVQSMFVNK